GGCGCCGTACTCGGCGCCGCGGTCGCGGATGCCCTGGCCGACTTCGTCGTCCAGCTCGGTCGGGAACGGGCCGCCGCCGACGCGCGTGGCGTAGGCCTTGGCGATGCCGAGCACGTAGTCGATGGCATCGGCGCCGACGCCGGTGCCGGCCAGCGCGCCGCCGACGGTGGTGTTGGAGCTGGTGACGTACGGGTAGGTGCCGTGGTCGATGTCCAGCAACGCGCCCTGCGCGCCTTCGAACAGCACGCGCTTGCCCTGCTTGCGCAGGTCGTGGAGGATGCCGGCCACGTCGTACTTCATCGGCTGCACGTACTCGCCGAAGGCCAGCGCTTCGTCGAAGGTCTTCTGGAAATCGACCGCGTCCACGCCCAGGTACTTGGTCAGCACGAAGTTGTGGTAGTCCAGCGCGGTGCGCAGCAGTTCTTCCAGCTGCGGCGGGTAATGCAGGTCGGCGATGCGGATGCCGCGGCGCGCCACCTTGTCTTCGTACGCGGGGCCGATGCCGCGGCCGGTGGTGCCGATGGCCTTGCCGCCGGCGGCCTTCTCGCGGGCCTGATCCAGGGCGATGTGGTACGGCATGATCAGCGGCGCGGCCGGGGAGATCTTCAGGCGCGAACGCACTTCCACGCCGGAGGTTTCCAGCTCCTCGATTTCCTTGCGCAGCGCGGCCGGCGAGATCACCACGCCGTTGCCGATCAGGCACAGCGCGTCTTCGCGCAGGATGCCGGACGGGATCAGGTGCAGGACGGTCTTCTTGCCGTTGATGACGAGGGTATGGCCGGCGTTGTGGCCGCCCTGGAAGCGCACGACGGCGCCGATTTCCTCGGTGAGCAGATCGACGATCTTGCCTTTGCCTTCATCGCCCCACTGGGCGCCGAGCACGACTACTGACTGACCCATGGCTGGGTAACTCCTGGTTTGCTGCGCGGCCATCGGGGCCGCACGGGTATGGTGGCCATGCAGGGGCAGCTGGCGATACCGGCGGCCGCTCCATCGGGGAGCGTCCAGGCGGCGACAGGCCCCTACACGGAAAAAGCCGGTCGAGACGCTCGCATGGAGCGGGCCCGGCCGGCTTTTGTGCATTATCCGGGTTTTGGGTGACCGTCACCACCCCCTGCGGCGACGCGTTCAGCGGACGCGGGACGGCGCGGCTCAGCCGCGGACCCACCACAGGGCGAGCAGCCCCACCGCCAGCGCCACGCCGCCGGCGATCCGCAGCTGCGCCGCCGGCATGGCCAGCATCTGCTGCACCAGGCGCTTCCAGGCGTCCGGCGCGACCAGCAGGAACAATCCCTCGAAGATGACGACCAGGCACACGGCGGCGATCAGATCGTGCATGGGAGTTCTCGCGGTAAGGGGCGGATGAGTGAGCGCAGCAGGGTGGCGCTCCGCAACCTGTAGGAGCGGCTTTAGCCGCGACGGGCTTTCTCCGGAACACCTGTCGCGGCTAAAGCCGCTCCTACAAGGGCCGCACGCAAGATGCGGCTACCCTTGCCGAACGGGGAATCAGGACCCGCTCTTGCGAATCCCGAATCTCCAATCCCAAATCCCGGCCTCTCAGCGCTCGCTCTTCAGGTACTGCAGGAACGGATCGTTCTTGTCCAGCACGATCACCGCGTTGCCGTCGGCCATCGCGCCGCGATAGGCCTCCAGGCTGCGGTAGAACGCGTAGAACGACGGGTCGGCGGAGCCGGCCTTGCCGTAGATGCTGGCGGCCTGCGCATCGCCCTCGCCGCGCAGCTTCTGCGCGTCGCGCTCGGCCTCGGCGACCAGCACGGTGCTCTCGCGGTCGGCCTGGGCACGGATGGTCAGCGCCTGCTCCTCGCCCTCGGCGCGCAGCTTGCTGGCTTCCTGCTTGCGCTGCGCGCGCATGCGTTCGTACACGTCGGTGATCACCTGGCTGTCGGTCGGCAGGTCGATCTGCTTGATGCGCAGGTCGGTGATCTGCATGCCCAGGGTCTTGCCGCCGGCATTGATCGCCTTCAACTGCTGCGCGATCAGCTCGCTGCGGTCGCCGGAGACCAGCTGCTGCAGGGTGCGCGCGTTGATCTGGTTGCGCAGCGAATCGATGATGATCGGCGCCAGGCGCGCGTTGGCCACCTTCTCGTCGCCGCCTGTGGCGCGGTAGAAGGCGCGCACGTCGGAGATGTAGCCGATGGCGAAGAAGTCGACGCTGACGTCCTTCTGCTCGGCGGTGAAGTAGCGCGCCGGCGGCGTGTCCAGCACCTGGAAACGGCGGTCGAACACGCGCGCGGTCTCCACCAGCGGCAGCTTGAAGTGCAGGCCCGGCTTGAGGTCGGCGCGGACCACGCGGCCCAGGTTGAGCACCATCGCGGTCTGGTCCTCGCGCACCACGAACACCGAGCTGAGCAGCGCGAACAACGCGACCACCGCAACGCCCGCCCACAGGGAAATTCTCATCGCTGCACCTCCTCACGGCCGTTCGGGCGCGGGCTGCGCTCCGGACTGCGGATACTCTCGGCCGGGCTGCTGGACAGCGACGGCATCAGGACCTCCTGCGGCAGCGTCGGCACGCCGCCGCTGTTGGACGCCGGCGGCGCGGCGCTGCCGGCGCTCTTGCCGCCGTCGGCCGGCATCGGCACGTAGATCAGCTGGCGGCCGTCGCCGCCGATGACCTTGCGGTTCTCGGCCAGCACCTTCTGCACCGTCTCCAGCCACAGCCGCTTGCGGGTGACCTCCGGCGCGTTCTGGTACTGCTGCTGCAGCAGGGTGAAGCGCTCGGCGTCGCCCTGCGCGCGGGCGATGGAGGCTTCCTTGTAGCCCTCGGCCACGGTGCGGGTGCGCGCGGCCTGGCCGCGGGCTTCCGGCACCACCTTGGCGGCGTAGGCCTGGGCCTCGTTGATCAGCCGCTCCTTGACCTGCTGGGCGCCGTTGACCTCGTCGAAGGCCGGCTTCACTTCTTCCGGCGGGCGCGCGTCGGGCAGGGTCAGCCCGGTCACGATCAGGCCGGTGCGGTAGGCGCTGAGCGCGGCCTGCAGCCGCTCGCGGGCGGCGGTGGCCATCGGCCCGCGGTTGTTCAGCACCACGTTGAGGTCGGCGCGGCCGACCTGCTCGCGCACCGCGCTCTGCGCGGCCTGCTCCAGCACCTGGTCGGCGTTGCGCGAGCCGAACACGTACATGCGCGGGTCGTCGATGCGGTACTGCACGTTGAGTGAGACGCTGACGATGTTCTCGTCACGGGTCAGCACCGGCACCTGGTTGCTGAAGGTCTTGATCTCGGTGGCGTTGACCTTGCGCACCGACTCGATCGGCCACGGCAGCTTGAAGTTCGGGCCCGGCTGCAGGATCCGCGAGAACTGGCCGAAGCGCAGCACCACGCCGCGCTGCTGCTCGCCGATCAGCTGGAAGCTGCTGAACAGCAGCAACAGCACCGCGCCGCCCAGCACCCAGCGGCCGATGTTGCCGCCGTCGCCGCCGAACAAGTCCTTCAAGGGCCCGGGCATCCCGCCCCACCTGCCGCCGCCATTGCCGCCACGCGGCTTCCAGGGATTGCGCCCGTGATTGTCCGGGCCATCTGTGCCCTTGCCGCCGGGTGTATTCCAGGCCATGCATGCTCCAAGAAGGAAAGGTGGCGGCGCGTCGGTCCGCGCCGGTCACCGTAAGTGAGTCGCCGATTCTACAAGATGGGGCAGATCGGACGTTTCGAAAGGGCTATCTTGGTGCATTCCTTCGTGCCAACCAAGGTGTTTGCCATGTCCGTCCCCGCCCGCTTCCCCGCCTTCCGCATCCACCAGGACGACGCCGGCTACCGTGCCGCGGTCGAGCCGGTGGGGCTGGACCAGCTCAGCCCGGGCGAAGTGGTGATCCGCGGCGCCTGGTCGTCGGTGAACTTCAAGGACGCGCTGGCCGGCACCGGCCAGGGCAAGATCCTGCGCCGCTTCCCGCTGGTCGGCGGCATCGACGTGGCCGGGCACGTGGTGGCCTCGACCGACCCGGGGTTCAAGGAGGGCGACGCGGTGCTGGTCACCGGCTGCGGCCTGAGCGAGACCCGCGACGGCGGCTACAGCCAGTACGCGCGGCTGGAGGCCAAGTGGGTGGTGCCGCTGCCGGCCGGGCTGAGCCTGCGCGAGAGCATGGTGCTGGGCACCGCCGGCTTCACCGCGGCGCTGGCGCTGCTGCGCCTGCTCGACAACCGGCAGACCCCGGACCACGGCCCGCTGTGCGTGACCGGCGCCACCGGCGGGGTCGGCTCGCTGGCGATCGACATCTTCAGCCGCGCCGGCTTCGAGGTGCATGCGGTCAGCGGCAAGGCCGACCGCGTCGAGCACCTGAAGGCGCTGGGCGCCAGCCAGGTGCTGGGGCGCGAGGCGCTGCAGAGCAAGCGCCCGCTGGAATCGGTGCGCTTCGGCGGCGGCCTGGACAACGTCGGCGGGGCGATGCTGACCAGCCTGCTGGCGCAGACGGCGCCGTACGGCAACGTCGCCAGCGCCGGCCTGGCGGCCACCCCGGGGCTGGACATGACGGTGATGCCGTTCATCCTGCGCGGCGTGTCGCTGCTGGGCATCGGCTCGGCCGGCACCGCGCGCGACCTGCGCGACCGCATCTGGCAGCACTTGGGTAGCGACTGGAAGCCGCGCCACCTGGAGGCGATCTGCACCCGCGAGGTGGACCTGTCCGGGCTGCCGGAGGTGTTCGCGACGATGCTGGCCGGGCAGTCGTTCGGGCGCACCGTGGTGCGGCTGGATCCGGCCGCGTAGACGCGGCCCGGGGTTTGTGACGCGCACCGCTTTCCGGGTGCGCGGCGCTGCCACTACACTCGTGCTTCCAAGGGGGAAACACATGGCACGCATCCTGATCGTCGACGATTCGCCGTCGCAGCTGCTCGGCATCCAGCGCATCGTCGAGAAGCTGGGCCACGAGACGCTCACCGCCACCGACGGCGCGGCCGGGGTGGAAGCGGCCAAGGCGGCGCTGCCGGATCTGGTGCTGATGGACGTGGTGATGCCCAACCTCAACGGGTTCCAGGCCACCCGCACCCTGCGCCGCGAGCCGAGCACGCAGAACATCCCGGTGATCCTGGTCACCACCAAGGACCAGGACACCGACCGCATGTGGGGCATGCGCCAGGGCGCCCGCGCCTACATCACCAAGCCGTTCTCCGAGGACGAGCTGTCGGAGGTGATCGAGCGGGTGTTCAGCGGCGAGGGGCGCTGAGGGGCCGGGATTGGGGATTGGGGGATTCGGGTTGGGAAGCCGGGGCTAGCCTGCGCTGCCGGCCCCGCGCTTTTTGTGGAGGGCTTCGGCCCCGGCGCATTGCCGGGAAGGCGTCGGGGCCGAAGCCCCTCCCACAGCGGTGGGAAACTCACCGAATCCCCAATCCCGGCATCCCGCCATCCCGGCCCCTCAGACCGCCTCGCCGAACGCCTTGGCCAGATTCCGGTACGCCTTGCGCTGCGCTTCGGTCTCCGGCGCCGGCGCCAGCACTTCCAGTTCGACGATCTGGTCGCCCTGCTGGGTACCGGGCAGGCCGCGGCCGCGCAGGCGCAGCTTGCGCCCGGCGTCGGAGTCCGGCGGGATCTTCAGCTCCACCGCGCCGCCCAGGGTCGGCACGCTGATGCTGGTGCCCAGCGCCGCCTGCCACGGGGTCACCGGCAGCGTGTACAGGATGTTGAGCCCGTCCACCTCGAACTGCGGGTGCGCGGCGTATTCGATCTCCAGCAGCAGGTTGCTGCCGCCGTTGCCCTGCCCGCTCAGCCGGATCACCTGGCCCGGGCGCACGCCCTTGGGCACGCGCACGTCCAGCTGCTTGCCGTTGATGGTGATGCGCACGCTGTCGCCGCTGTAGACCGCCTCCAGCGGCACCGCCAGCTTGGCGCGGGTATCGCCGCGCGGCGCCGCGCCCGGGCCCGGGCCGGGACCGCCCTGGCGCGCGCGCTGCTGGCGCGCGAACAGGCTCTCGAAGAAATCGCTGAAGCCGCCGCCGGCGCCGCCGTTGCCGAACACTTCCTCGAAGTCGAAGCCCTGCGCGCCGCCGTAGTTGGGCGGCGCGTGGAACTCCTCGCCCGGGCGGTAGCCCTGCGCGCGCAACTGGTCGTAGGCCGTGCGTTTCTGCGGGTCGCGCAGCGCCTCGTAGGCTTCGTTGATCGCCTTGAACTTGTCCTCGGCGCCGGCCTCCTTGCTGACGTCGGGATGGTATTTGCGCGCCAGCCGCCGGTACGCGGTCTTGATCTCGGCGTCGCCCGCGCTGGGCTCCACGCCCAGGGTGGCGTAGTAATCCTTGAATTCCATCCATCACCTCAAAAAGAGTCGGCCCGCCGCCTTGCGGCAACGGGCCGGTTGCATGCTGCGCACCATCGCCCGGCCATTCTACCGGCCGGCCGCGAAGGCGCGGCGACGCCATGGCGCCGCCGCCGCGGGCGGGCGCTTACTGCACGATCGTGGCCCCGGTGTCGACCTGGATCCGGCGCGGCGTGCTCGCCGGGCGCTTGGGGATGCGCACTTCCAGCACGCCATGGTAGCCACTGGCGGAGATGTTGTCGGGATCGGCGCTGTCGGGCAGCGCGAAGCGGCGGTGGAAGCTGCCGTAGCGGCGTTCGACGCGCGAGAAGCGCTCGCTGTCGGCGGTGGATTCGCTCTTGCGCTCGCCCTTGATCGACAGGATGCCCTTGTCCATCGACACCTCGATCTCCGACGGGTCGATGCCGGGCAGGTCGGCGTACAGCACGAAGCGCTCGGCCTCCTCCTTGATGTCCACGCGCGGCACCCACTGCGCGGTGACGACGGCCGATTCGTCGGTGCCGCCGTTGGGGTCGAAGAAGCGGTCGAACACCTGCTTGATCTCGTTCTGGAACGCGGCCTGGGCCGGCAACTGGCGATAACGGACGATGCTCATCGTAGTCTCCTGCAACGTGAATTGAGGTAACCCTGACGGGTGGTGGGCGGTGGCGGGCCGGGCCCGCCGCCATGCCTGCCAGATAGGAATGGGCCCGCGCTTTTCAAGGGCCTTGACGCTGCCTTTCCATGCCGATTCCTAGACTCGGTTCACCCAAGGAGCCCGACATGTCCATCCAGCCCGGCGATCGCATTCCCGAAGTGGTCCTGCAGCGCATCCGCGAGGGTGTGGAGCAGGTGGACACGCGCAGCCTGTTCGACGGCCGCCGCGCGCTGCTGTTCGCGGTGCCCGGCGCGTTCACCCCGACCTGCTCGGAGAAGCACCTGCCCGGTTACGTGGAGCACTTCGAGGAATTCCGCAAGCGCGGCATCGAGGTGTACTGCATGGCGGTCAACGACCCGTTCGTGATGCAGGCCTGGGGCAAGAGCCAACTGGTGCCCGACGGCCTGCAGATGCTGTCCGACGGCAACGGCGACCTGGCCAAGGCGCTGGGCCTGGAAATGGACGCCAGCAGCTACGGCATGGGCGTGCGGGCGCGGCGCTTCGCGCTGTACGCCGACGACGGCGTGGTGCGCGCGCTGTTCGTCGAGGCGCCGGGCGAATTCAAGGTGTCCGCCGCCGACTACGTGCTGCAGCACCTTCCCGACTGACATCCCTTTTCCCACCACACAGGAACCGGCCAGCCATGTCCAATCAGCCAGCCAACGACGCCAAGCCGCTGCAGAACACCGCCGGCCTCACCGATACCGCCACGCTGCGCGCCAACGCCCGCCAGAGCATCGAGGACGGCGCGATCACCAAGAGCTACAGCGCCGATCGCGAGGCGGTGATCAAGCTGCTCAACGATGCGCTCGCCACCGAATACGTGTGCGTGCTGCGCTACTACCGCCACTACTTCATGGCCTCGGGCATGCTCGCCGATTCGGTCAAGGCCGAGTTCCTGGAGCACGCGCAGCAGGAGCAGGAACACGCGCACAAGCTGGCCGAGCGCATCGTGCAGCTGGGCGGCGAACCGGACCTCAATCCCGACACCCTGACCGCGCGCTCGCACGCCGAATACAAGGAAGGCGAGGACCTGCGCGACATGGTCAAGGAGAACCTGATCGCCGAGCGCATCGCCATCGACAGCTACCGCGAGATGATCAACTTCGTCGGCGACAAGGACACCACCACCAAGCGCATCCTGGAGCAGATCCTGGCCCAGGAGGAAGAGCACGCCGACGAGTTCTCGGACATGCTGGAAGGATGGATCGGGAAGTAACCGCCCGGTCGTACGCGATGCAATCCAGCGCCCGGCACTCGCCGGGCGCTTTTTTTGGTGGCGACCGCGGCGGGATTCGCCGGTAACGCCTTCGCGGCCGAACAGGATCGCGCGTCCGCATGACGCGCCGAGCACCCGCTCCATGTAGGAGCGGCTTCAGCCGCGACAGGATCCATCCGCAAGGCATTGGTCGCGGCTGAAGCCGCTCCTACAGAAGGCGCAAGCCCGAGAAGGCTCTTCCCGATGGAGCCGCGCGGGACGCACATCTGTAGGAGCGACTTCAGTCGCGACGGGCGTTACCGGCAAAGCCCGTCGCGACTGAAGTCGCTCCCACGACACACCTGCGACTGCAAGCAGCAAGGTCGAACGCTCCACATCCCGCGTCGCGCAATGCACGCGCACTCAATGCAACACCCGGAACCGCACCTGGGTCCAGGCGCCGTTGCTGGCCAGCGCGGTCAGGGTGTGTTCGCCGGCCTCGGCGAAATCGCGCTGGAAGTTGCGCGCGCCCTCGGTGCGGGCGATCCAGCGCCCGTCCAGCAGCCAGTCCACCGGCGCGGTGGTGCCCAGCGCGCGCACCTGCAGGCGCACACTGGGGCTGCCCGGCGCGCGCGCCAGGGTGGCGCGGTCGTTGAGCCCTTCGATGCGCAGCACGTCGTTGCCGCCGCGGCCGTCGTCGCGGCAGTCGGGCGCCAGCGCCGGCAACTGCCCGGCCTGGCGTTCGCTGGCATGCAGCCACGGCGTCAGCAGCGCCGGCCAGCGCGCGATCTCGCGCTGCACCGCCTGGTGCGGCCGCGCGCAGTCGGGCGACAGGCGCAGGCCGCTGCGCGCGTCCACCTGCACCGTGTCGCGGCCGGCGCTCCACAGCCGCGCGTCGCGCTCGGCGAAGGTCGGCGGCACCGCGCCGTCCAGCGCGTAGGCGGCGAAGCGCCGCTGGCACAGGGCGGGCGGGGTCTGTTCGGCGGCGATGCCCAGCGGCCAGCACACGTCCAGCTGCTGCACGTTGGCCGGCATCGGCCGCGGCGCGTTGTCGCCGCGCGCGCGCGGCAGGCTGTCGATGGTCTCGAACATCAGCGGCAGCGCGGTCACCGCGCCGTACTGGCCTGGCAGCGGGGTGCCGTCCGGGCGCCCGACCCAGACCCCGACCGTGTAGCGGCGGGTGCTGCCGATCGCCCAGGCATCGCGGTAGCCGTAGCTGGTGCCGGTCTTCCACGCCACCCGCGGGCGGGTGCCGACGTCGAAGGTGCCGACGCCGTAGCCGGGGCGCGGATTGGCCTCCAGGATCTCGCGCACGATCCAGGCCGCGCCGGGCGACATCAGCCGCCGGTCGATGGCCTTGTCGGCCGGGGTATAGCGCACGTGCCCGGCGATGCCGTCGCGATTGAGCGCGGCGAAGGCGCCGACCAGTTCCTCCAGCTGCGCGCCGGTGCCGCCGAGGATCAGCGCCAGGTTCGGGGTGCTGCCGCGCGGGAACTTCAGGCCGATGCCGGCGTTGTTCAGGCGCGCGGCGAAGCGCGCCGGCCCAACCCGTTCCAGCAGGTCCACCGCCGGCACGTTCAGCGACAGGCGCAGGGCGCTGGCCGCGCCGACCGGGCCGTTGAACGCCTCGTCGAAATTGCCCGGGCGGTAGTCGCCGAAGCTCTGCGGCGCGTCCACCAGCAGGCTCTCCGAATGGATCAGACCATCGTCCAGGGCCATGCCGTACAGGAACGGCTTGAGCGTGGAGCCGGGCGAACGCCAGGCCTGCACCATGTCCACGTCGCCGAGCCGCTTGCGGTCGCCGAACGTCACCGAGCCGATGTAGGCGCGCGCCTGCAGGTCGCGGTTGTCCACCACCAGCAGCGCGGCGGAGGTGCGCTCGGGCAATTGCGAGAAATACGCGCTGACCCGGTCCTCCAGGGTGCGCTGCAGGTCGGCGTCGATGGTCGAGACGATGTGCGCGGCGCGCGGCGACTGCCGGCGCAGGCGCTCGGCCAGCAGCGCGGCATGCATCGGCGATTGCAGCGAACGCGCCACCACCGGTTCGATGCGCGCATCGTCCACCTGCGCGCGCGACCATACGTGCAGGTCGACCATGCGCTCGAGCACCTTGTCGCGCGCCGCGCGCGCGGCTTCCGGATGCCGGTCCGGGCGCAGCCGGCTCGGCGCCTGCGGCAGCACCGCCAGCAGCGCCGCCTCGGCCTGCGACAGGCGCGCGGCCGGCTTGCCCAGGTAGGCCCAGCTCGCCGCCTCCACGCCCTCGATGGTGCCGCCGTACGGCGCGCGCTCCAGGTACAGCTGCAGGATCTGGCGCTTGCTCAGGTGCACTTCCAGCTGCAGCGCGCGCAGCAGCTGCTGCAGCTTGCCCAGCGGGCTGCGCGTACTGACGTTGTCCGGCATCAAGATCCGCGCCACTTGCATGGTCAGGGTGGAACCGCCGGAGACGATGCGGCGCGAGAACGCCCACTGCTTGCCGGCGCGCAGCAGCGCCCACGGATTGACCCCGGGATGGTGCCAGAACCAGCGGTCCTCGTAGTTCAGCAGCGCCTGCAGGTACAGCGGGGAAACGCTTTGTGGCGTGGCCGGATAGCGCCACACGCCATCGCCGTCGGCGAAGGCGCGCAGCGGCGTGCCGTCGGCGGCCACCACCAGGGTCGAGGTGTCGCGCGATTTCGGCAGCGGCAACGGGAACGCCAGGTCCAGCAGCAACAGCGTGGCCAGCAACGCGGCCGTGCCCCAGCGCAGCACGCGCCACTGCGGCATGCCCCAACGCAGCCGGCCCCGATGCAGCCTGGGCAGCAGGCGCGCCCCGCGCCAGCTGCGCCGCGCGGTGCGCGTGGCGGCGGTCTCGTCCTGCGACATGCTTGCTCCCGATGGAAGCGGCTATTTTGCCTGTTGCGGCGGCGACGTGGCGACGTGGCGCGCGCGGCGTTCGTCGAGGCCGGCGAACCGAGCCTGCGGGTGGACTGCGGGACATTGGTCGCGATGATTGCTCGGGAAGGCCCGTCGCGACTGAAGTCGCTCCCACAACGAGCGCTGCCCGTCGGACGTCATCCACGCGGCCGATCGTGGAAGCGACTCCTGGTGCCCCGGCCATCGCTCCCGACTGTCACCGAAACCGGATCCCTTCCGGCTTCGACGCCGCGACTGATCGCCCCGCACGGCCGCCGCAACGCCGTGCTGGCGGCGAGCGCTGCGGAAAAATCCAGCTACATCACGCGTCGTTGCCGCCGGGCGCCAGCGGCAGGCGCAATGTGGCGACGCTGCCGCCGGCCTCCCCGCGCGGCGCAAGGCTCAGGCTGCCGCCCTGCGCCTCCAGGATCTGCCGCGACAACACCAGGCCGATGCCCGACCCGCCGGGCTTGGTGGTGAAGAACGGCACGAACAGGTTGTCGCTGGGCGGCAGTCCGGCGCCGCCGTCGAGGATCTCGATCAGCGCGCTGGCGCCGTCGCGGCGCGCGCGCAGCGCCACCGGCGCGCTGCCGCCGGATTCCAGCGCGTTGCGCAGCAGGTTGATCAGCACCTGCTCGAGCTGGTCGGCGTCGGCGTGCAGGTGCAGCTGTGGCTCGACTTCGACCTGGACCCGCGCATCGTCCAGCAGCCGCTGCACGCGCGCGCACAGCGGCGCCAGCGCCACGGCCGCCGGCACCGGCGCCGGCAGCCTGGCCAGGCGCGCGTAGCCGCCGAGGAAGCGCTGCAAGGCCGCGCTGCGCTGCTCGATCAGCGCCAGGCCGTTGCGCAGGTCCGCGTGCAGGTCGGCATCGAGCGTGGCCGGCGCGGCCGCCAGCAGGCGCGCGAGGGTGTCGGCGATCGAGGCGATCGGCGCCAGCGAGTTGTTGATCTCGTGGCTGAGCACGCGCAACAGGCGGCGGAAGGCCTGCGCTTCCTCCTCGCGCAGCGCACGCTCCATCGGCTGCACCAGCAGCAGCTGCCCGGCCTGGCTGCGGCTGCGCAGCGCGGCGTGGCCGATCTGCCAGCGCCCCTGCTGGCCGGCGAAGGCATGCGCGTGGATGCTGCCCGACGGCAACGCGAACAATGCGGACAGGCCCAGCGCCTGCGCCGATCGCCCGATCAGCTGCTCGGCGGCGGCACCGAGCAGGCGCTCGCCGGCCGGGTTGACCAGGCGCAGGCGCTGGTCCTGCTCGAACGCGAACACCGCCCCGTCCAGCGCCGCCAGGGTCTTGCTCAGCAGTTGCAGGCTCTCGTGCGAGTCGCGCTGTTCGTCCTGCAGCCGCTGCGCCAGCGCGTTGAACCGCTGCAGCAGGCCGTCGGCATCGCGATCGCGCGCGTCCTGCGCCACGCGCACGCTGTAGTCGCCCTCGCGCAACGCCTCGAGCAGGCCGCCGAGGGTGCGCAGGCGCTGGCCGGCGTCGCGCTGCTGCCAGCGCCACAGCGCCGCGGTCAGCAGCAGCACGCACAGCAGCAGCACCGCCGCCTCCGGCGGCCGCGGCGCGCCGAACGCGAGGACCAGGATCAGCGCCAGCGACGCCGGCGCCGACAGCCACAAAGACCGCCAGCGCTGTCGCTCAGCCGCCGTCATCGCTGCGCAGGCCGTGCTTGCCCAGGCGCCGGTACAGGCTCTGCCGGGTGATGCCGAGCTGGTCGGCGGTACGTTGCAGGTTGCCCTGCTGCTGGGCCAGCGCCTGCCGCAGCAGCAGGGCCTCGGCTTCCTCGAGGGTCAGCTGGGTCGACAGGGCCGGCGCCGCGCCCGCGGCCGGCTGCAGGCGCAGGTCGTCGCTGCCCAGCGTCGCGCCGTCGGCGAGCAAGGCGGCGCGCTCCATTGCATGCGCCAGTTCGCGCACGTTGCCGGGCCAGGCGTAGCCGAGCAAGGCACGTTCGGCGTCGCGCGCCAGCGCCGGCAGCGGCCGCCGGTAGCGCGTGCAGGCGGCGGCCAGGTAGTGCCGCGCCAGCGGCAGGATGTCGGCGCCGCGCTCGCGCAGCGGCGGCACCCGCAACTGGAAGGTGTTGAGCCGGTACAGCAGGTCCTGGCGGAAATGGCCGGCGGCCACTTCCGCGTCCAGGTCGGCATTGGTCGCCGCGACGATGCGCACGTCCACGCGCTGCGTGCGCGAGGACCCGAGCCGCTCGAACTCGCCGTCCTCGATCGCGCGCAGCAGCTTGGGCTGCTGCTGCAGCGGCAGGTTGCCGATCTCGTCCAGGAACAGGGTGCCGCCATCGGCCAGTTCGAAGCGGCCGGCACGGTCCTGGCGCGCGTCGGTGTAGGCGCCGCGCACGTGGCCGAACAGCTCGGCCTCGAACAGGGTCGGCGCCAGCCCGCCGATGTTGACCTTGACGAAGGCCTGCGCGCGGCGCGGCGACCACTGGTGCAGCAGCTGCGCCAGCAGGCTC
The Xanthomonas sp. AM6 DNA segment above includes these coding regions:
- a CDS encoding peroxiredoxin, whose amino-acid sequence is MSIQPGDRIPEVVLQRIREGVEQVDTRSLFDGRRALLFAVPGAFTPTCSEKHLPGYVEHFEEFRKRGIEVYCMAVNDPFVMQAWGKSQLVPDGLQMLSDGNGDLAKALGLEMDASSYGMGVRARRFALYADDGVVRALFVEAPGEFKVSAADYVLQHLPD
- a CDS encoding DUF892 family protein, with the protein product MSNQPANDAKPLQNTAGLTDTATLRANARQSIEDGAITKSYSADREAVIKLLNDALATEYVCVLRYYRHYFMASGMLADSVKAEFLEHAQQEQEHAHKLAERIVQLGGEPDLNPDTLTARSHAEYKEGEDLRDMVKENLIAERIAIDSYREMINFVGDKDTTTKRILEQILAQEEEHADEFSDMLEGWIGK
- the pbpC gene encoding penicillin-binding protein 1C, encoding MSQDETAATRTARRSWRGARLLPRLHRGRLRWGMPQWRVLRWGTAALLATLLLLDLAFPLPLPKSRDTSTLVVAADGTPLRAFADGDGVWRYPATPQSVSPLYLQALLNYEDRWFWHHPGVNPWALLRAGKQWAFSRRIVSGGSTLTMQVARILMPDNVSTRSPLGKLQQLLRALQLEVHLSKRQILQLYLERAPYGGTIEGVEAASWAYLGKPAARLSQAEAALLAVLPQAPSRLRPDRHPEAARAARDKVLERMVDLHVWSRAQVDDARIEPVVARSLQSPMHAALLAERLRRQSPRAAHIVSTIDADLQRTLEDRVSAYFSQLPERTSAALLVVDNRDLQARAYIGSVTFGDRKRLGDVDMVQAWRSPGSTLKPFLYGMALDDGLIHSESLLVDAPQSFGDYRPGNFDEAFNGPVGAASALRLSLNVPAVDLLERVGPARFAARLNNAGIGLKFPRGSTPNLALILGGTGAQLEELVGAFAALNRDGIAGHVRYTPADKAIDRRLMSPGAAWIVREILEANPRPGYGVGTFDVGTRPRVAWKTGTSYGYRDAWAIGSTRRYTVGVWVGRPDGTPLPGQYGAVTALPLMFETIDSLPRARGDNAPRPMPANVQQLDVCWPLGIAAEQTPPALCQRRFAAYALDGAVPPTFAERDARLWSAGRDTVQVDARSGLRLSPDCARPHQAVQREIARWPALLTPWLHASERQAGQLPALAPDCRDDGRGGNDVLRIEGLNDRATLARAPGSPSVRLQVRALGTTAPVDWLLDGRWIARTEGARNFQRDFAEAGEHTLTALASNGAWTQVRFRVLH
- a CDS encoding ATP-binding protein — protein: MEQRSAALQRFLGGYARLARLPAPVPAAVALAPLCARVQRLLDDARVQVEVEPQLHLHADADQLEQVLINLLRNALESGGSAPVALRARRDGASALIEILDGGAGLPPSDNLFVPFFTTKPGGSGIGLVLSRQILEAQGGSLSLAPRGEAGGSVATLRLPLAPGGNDA
- a CDS encoding sigma-54 dependent transcriptional regulator gives rise to the protein MNDARTPPLPRILVVDDQADVREALRMLLKSAGYGMVGAESPELALACLRGDDFAAVLVDMNYARDTTSGAEGLALIAQIAAQWPGLPVIAMTAWASIELAVAAMRDGAVDFIEKPWQNARVLAVLDSRIALDRSRRNAQRLGEAQALLLQDGAAGFVAESAPMQRLVEDLLRIAGSGANVLLLGENGTGKSLLAQLLHQWSPRRAQAFVKVNIGGLAPTLFEAELFGHVRGAYTDARQDRAGRFELADGGTLFLDEIGNLPLQQQPKLLRAIEDGEFERLGSSRTQRVDVRIVAATNADLDAEVAAGHFRQDLLYRLNTFQLRVPPLRERGADILPLARHYLAAACTRYRRPLPALARDAERALLGYAWPGNVRELAHAMERAALLADGATLGSDDLRLQPAAGAAPALSTQLTLEEAEALLLRQALAQQQGNLQRTADQLGITRQSLYRRLGKHGLRSDDGG